Proteins from a single region of Echeneis naucrates chromosome 2, fEcheNa1.1, whole genome shotgun sequence:
- the s100b gene encoding protein S100-B isoform X2, giving the protein MMTDLETSMATIIAVFQKYSEREGDKYKLKKSELKDLLHDELPDLMAHVKDQATLDNLMETLDTDGDAECDFQEFMTFISVVTVCCHEFFEHEDE; this is encoded by the exons ATGATGACCGACCTGGAGACCTCGATGGCGACCATCATTGCCGTGTTTCAGAAATACTCGGAGAGAGAAGGTGACAAATACAAGCTGAAGAAGAGTGAGCTGAAGGACCTGCTTCATGACGAGCTGCCAGACCTGATGGCG CATGTGAAGGACCAGGCCACACTGGACAACCTCATGGAGACCCTGGACACCGACGGAGACGCAGAGTGTGACTTCCAGGAGTTCATGACATTCATCTCCGTGGTTACCGTCTGTTGCCATGAGTTTTTCGAGCATGAGGACGAGTGA
- the s100b gene encoding protein S100-B isoform X1 codes for MEPHTTPSPAPPILEEKLPAGTEDVIHSNSGALAAIIGGVVGGILLVFICVLALLLWCLSRQKGSYVTNEMDDDDDIVNHEDGDGDEDEFVSSDVEPVKVKEED; via the exons ATGGAGCCTCACACGACCCCCAGCCCTGCCCCTCCGATCTTGGAGGAAAAGCTTCCTGCAGGAACTGAAG aTGTAATACACTCGAACTCTGGAGCGTTAGCAGCGATAATTGGAG GGGTTGTTGGTGGCATCCTGCTCGTCTTCATCTGTGTCCTcgctctgctgctctggtgtCTGTCCAGACAGAAAGGATCGTACGTCACCAATGAGATGGATGACGACGACGACATTGTCAACCATgaggatggagatggagatgaagatgagttTGTCAGCTCTGACGTGGAGCCTGTGAAGGTCAAAGAGGAGGACTAA